A region from the Rhodamnia argentea isolate NSW1041297 chromosome 7, ASM2092103v1, whole genome shotgun sequence genome encodes:
- the LOC115742541 gene encoding nitrile-specifier protein 5 isoform X2, which produces MFLPFSVYQINQKGTAPGARSSHAVAIVGHTVYAFGGEFAPRVPVDNKVYLFDLKEQAWSVAEASGHIPPPRVGVSMAAVGDTIYVFGGRDSTHKELNEFYSFDTCTNKWALLSSGDVGPPHRSYHSTAADDRRVYVFGGCGVDGRLNDLWAFDVVDQKWTQYPTAGEKCKGRGGPGLAVAQGKIWVVYGFAGKEVDDVHCFDPAENEWTQVETGGQKPTARSVFSTVGIGKYIIICGGEVDPSDLGHLGAGKFSAESYCLDMETLAWKKLEDGPDSGHHPGPRGWCSFASGELNGEKGLLVYGGNSPSNDRLDDIYFFTPCLA; this is translated from the coding sequence ATGTTTTTGCCCTTCTCTGTTTATCAGATCAACCAGAAAGGAACTGCACCAGGGGCCAGAAGCTCACACGCCGTAGCAATTGTGGGTCACACAGTCTACGCGTTCGGGGGCGAATTTGCGCCGCGTGTCCCCGTCGACAACAAGGTCTACTTGTTTGACCTCAAGGAGCAGGCTTGGTCCGTGGCTGAAGCCTCTGGACACATCCCACCTCCGCGCGTCGGTGTCTCCATGGCGGCGGTTGGTGACACCATTTACGTTTTCGGGGGTAGGGACAGCACCCACAAGGAACTCAACGAGTTCTATTCTTTCGATACGTGCACGAACAAGTGGGCCCTACTCTCGAGCGGAGACGTGGGTCCACCGCACCGGAGCTACCACTCGACGGCTGCCGATGACCGCCGGGTGTACGTCTTCGGCGGGTGCGGTGTGGACGGGCGGCTCAATGATCTGTGGGCTTTCGACGTGGTCGATCAGAAGTGGACGCAATACCCGACCGCCGGAGAAAAGTGCAAGGGGAGAGGCGGGCCTGGGCTGGCGGTAGCCCAAGGGAAAATATGGGTCGTGTACGGTTTTGCGGGGAAGGAAGTGGATGATGTGCATTGTTTTGACCCGGCGGAAAACGAGTGGACCCAAGTGGAAACTGGCGGACAGAAGCCCACCGCAAGGAGCGTGTTTTCTACGGTCGGCATCGGAAAGTACATAATAATATGTGGCGGTGAAGTGGACCCGAGTGACTTGGGCCACCTCGGCGCAGGGAAATTCTCGGCTGAGAGCTACTGCTTGGACATGGAGACGCTGGCTTGGAAGAAGCTGGAGGACGGCCCCGATTCAGGCCATCATCCCGGGCCTCGTGGATGGTGTTCATTTGCAAGTGGAGAGCTGAATGGGGAAAAGGGACTTTTGGTTTATGGTGGCAATTCACCCAGCAATGACCGGCTAGATGACATTTACTTCTTCACTCCCTGTCTTGCCTGA
- the LOC115742541 gene encoding nitrile-specifier protein 5 isoform X1 produces MSLVQGKWVKINQKGTAPGARSSHAVAIVGHTVYAFGGEFAPRVPVDNKVYLFDLKEQAWSVAEASGHIPPPRVGVSMAAVGDTIYVFGGRDSTHKELNEFYSFDTCTNKWALLSSGDVGPPHRSYHSTAADDRRVYVFGGCGVDGRLNDLWAFDVVDQKWTQYPTAGEKCKGRGGPGLAVAQGKIWVVYGFAGKEVDDVHCFDPAENEWTQVETGGQKPTARSVFSTVGIGKYIIICGGEVDPSDLGHLGAGKFSAESYCLDMETLAWKKLEDGPDSGHHPGPRGWCSFASGELNGEKGLLVYGGNSPSNDRLDDIYFFTPCLA; encoded by the coding sequence ATCAACCAGAAAGGAACTGCACCAGGGGCCAGAAGCTCACACGCCGTAGCAATTGTGGGTCACACAGTCTACGCGTTCGGGGGCGAATTTGCGCCGCGTGTCCCCGTCGACAACAAGGTCTACTTGTTTGACCTCAAGGAGCAGGCTTGGTCCGTGGCTGAAGCCTCTGGACACATCCCACCTCCGCGCGTCGGTGTCTCCATGGCGGCGGTTGGTGACACCATTTACGTTTTCGGGGGTAGGGACAGCACCCACAAGGAACTCAACGAGTTCTATTCTTTCGATACGTGCACGAACAAGTGGGCCCTACTCTCGAGCGGAGACGTGGGTCCACCGCACCGGAGCTACCACTCGACGGCTGCCGATGACCGCCGGGTGTACGTCTTCGGCGGGTGCGGTGTGGACGGGCGGCTCAATGATCTGTGGGCTTTCGACGTGGTCGATCAGAAGTGGACGCAATACCCGACCGCCGGAGAAAAGTGCAAGGGGAGAGGCGGGCCTGGGCTGGCGGTAGCCCAAGGGAAAATATGGGTCGTGTACGGTTTTGCGGGGAAGGAAGTGGATGATGTGCATTGTTTTGACCCGGCGGAAAACGAGTGGACCCAAGTGGAAACTGGCGGACAGAAGCCCACCGCAAGGAGCGTGTTTTCTACGGTCGGCATCGGAAAGTACATAATAATATGTGGCGGTGAAGTGGACCCGAGTGACTTGGGCCACCTCGGCGCAGGGAAATTCTCGGCTGAGAGCTACTGCTTGGACATGGAGACGCTGGCTTGGAAGAAGCTGGAGGACGGCCCCGATTCAGGCCATCATCCCGGGCCTCGTGGATGGTGTTCATTTGCAAGTGGAGAGCTGAATGGGGAAAAGGGACTTTTGGTTTATGGTGGCAATTCACCCAGCAATGACCGGCTAGATGACATTTACTTCTTCACTCCCTGTCTTGCCTGA
- the LOC115742419 gene encoding uncharacterized protein LOC115742419 has translation MSSLICDLLTWISVLITWLILGYLLEFGLASIFFTSIALLSSIVLFALSRRKPVFMAEPLEEEVFRSDQQTLPNKEDGAVLTQPRVESMPQMREAQAQSNMFQPEGCTVRSSLNSSSESECINNFSTSEDSEVEWPFKEDMDPSPDCSDGSITDEESLIEISIPSGHYVGQKEEEPKFCLKPKFTDFTPDSLFQQSCLADLLAEINEMNEEDDNLIEIDISMGSIKCSGFEIEA, from the coding sequence ATGTCTTCCCTTATATGCGATCTACTAACGTGGATTTCAGTTCTGATTACATGGCTGATTTTGGGTTATCTACTGGAGTTTGGTTTAGCATCAATCTTCTTCACATCTATAGCTTTACTCTCGTCAATTGTTCTCTTCGCACTATCAAGGCGAAAGCCAGTCTTCATGGCAGAACCTCTCGAGGAGGAGGTTTTCAGATCTGATCAACAAACTCTGCCTAATAAAGAGGATGGAGCAGTGCTTACCCAGCCACGAGTTGAGTCAATGCCCCAGATGAGAGAAGCCCAAGCACAATCAAATATGTTTCAGCCTGAAGGGTGCACAGTTAGATCATCACTGAATTCAAGTTCAGAGAGTGAATGCATCAACAACTTCTCCACAAGTGAAGATTCCGAAGTGGAGTGGCCTTTCAAGGAAGACATGGATCCCAGCCCGGATTGCTCAGACGGCTCGATCACCGATGAGGAGAGCTTAATTGAGATTTCCATCCCAAGTGGGCATTATGTTGgtcaaaaagaggaagagcCAAAGTTCTGTTTGAAGCCAAAATTCACAGATTTCACACCAGACTCCCTTTTCCAACAGAGCTGTCTAGCTGATCTCTTAGCTGAGATCAATGAGATGAATGAGGAAGATGATAATTTGATCGAGATCGACATATCCATGGGATCCATCAAGTGCTCAGGGTTTGAAATTGAAGCTTGA